CCTTTATCAGATCCAGACCAAATTCCGCGACGAGGTCCGGCCCCGCTTCGGGCTGATGCGCGGTCGCGAATTCGTGATGAAGGACGCCTACTCCTTTGACAAGGACGAGGCCGGAGCCGAAGAAAGCTACCGTCTCATGTACGAAGCGTACAAGCGCATCTTTCAACGCATCGGCTTGAAATTCCGGGCCGTTCGCGCCGACTCCGGCGCCATCGGCGGCAGCTTTTCCCACGAATTCATGGTCCTGGCCGAAACCGGCGAGGACACCATCGCGGTCTGCCAAAACGAATCCTGCGGCTACGCGGCCAACCTGGAAAAAGCCGCCACCATGGATCCCGGCGGACAGTGTCCCGCACAGACCGACGTCCCAGCCATGGAAGAAGTGGCCACCCCGGAACAGCACACCGTGGAGCAGGTCTGTGAATTCTTGCAGGCCGATCCTTCGGCTCTGGTCAAGACCCTGCTTTTCGACGCGGACGGGGAACCTGTTGCCGCGCTGGTGCGGGGCGACCGGGAACTCAACGAAGTGAAGCTGCGCAATCTCCTGGGCGCCAATGAACTGCACATGGCCACCCCGGAACAGGTTCGCGAATGGTCCGGCGCGCCCGTGGGCTTTGCCGGTCCTGCGGGACTCAAGGTCCAGCGGTTGGTGGCGGACTTTGAGTTGCGCCTCGACCAGGGCTGGATCGCGGGTGCCAACAAAGGGGACGCCCACGTCAAAAACCTGCACCTGGGCCGGGACGCCCAAGTGGAGCAGTTCGCAGACCTGCGCATGATCACGCCGGAAGATCCCTGCCCGGAATGCGGCGGCCGCATCGAGTTCTGGAAGGGCATTGAGGTGGGCCACGTGTTCAAACTGGGCCTGAAGTACTCCGAAGCCATGAGCGCCACCTTCCTGGATGAAAACGGCAAGGACCGCCCCATGATCATGGGCTGCTACGGCATCGGGGTTTCCCGCATCATGGCTTCGGCCATTGAGCAGAACAACGACGACGGCGGCGCTATTTTCCCGCCTTCCATCGCCCCGTTCGAGGTCTGCCTCATGGCCCTGGGCGGCAAGGACCAGAGCGTGGTGGACAAGGCCGAAGAGCTTTACACCCAGCTTACGGAAGCGGGCATCGACGTTCTCTATGACGACCGCAACGAACGGCCCGGCGTCAAGTTCAACGACGCCGACCTCATCGGTTATCCCATGCAGCTGGTGCTCGGCGGCAAGGGCTTGAAAAACGGCATCATTGAAGCCAAGGACCGCCGGACCGGCGAACGGACCGAGCTGCCCCTGGACGATTTCATCAACAACTTCACGGCCTGGCGCGACGAAATCTGGCGCGCTTGGGGGCTGAAAGAAGACCAACAGTAAACAAGCATCGCATGACAGTACAAATCAACCTGGACGCGCAGATCGCGGAGATGCATCTGCGCGCCTACCCCAACGAAGAAATCAACGACATGCCCCTGCGGAAGTGGGAAGGCGAAACACGTGTCATCCGCAACAACAAGCAATTGGACTGGGCATTGGCACGTATGGAAAGCGAACCCCTGCTCGGATTCGACACGGAAACCCGGCCCGTGTTCAAAAAAGGCCACACCCCCGGACCGCCCAACCTGCTCCAGCTGGCCACCGTGGACCGCGTGTTCGTGATTCAGCTCCAGCACGTGGGCCTGGACAACGGCCTGGCCGAACTGCTGGGCAACAAAAACATCATCAAATCCGGCGTGGCCGTACACGACGACCTGGTGGGCCTGAAAAAGCTCTGCCGATTCACGCCGCAAAGCTTTGTGGACCTGGGACAAATCTCCCAGCAGGTGAACATGCAGACCCACGGCCTGCGCAACCTCGCCGCAAACCTCCTCGGATTCCGGGTTTCCAAAAGCGCGCAATGCTCCAATTGGGCCCGTGATCCACTCTCCCACAAACAAGTGATCTATGCGGCCACGGATGCCTGGATCAGCCGCGAACTCTTCATCGCCTTCCAAAAACTCGGCATTCTTTAATTCGCAAGGCACAAACAACTGCCCCTTGGCAGCAAAAAGGCACCGGCAGAATGTCGGTGCCTTTTTTGGGGCGTTTTTCCGGCCACGCGGCCACGCCCTCATTGCATTGTGGCGCACAATGCCGCGAAGTACGACTCCGCGGTCTCCATCGTGCCTGCCCTGTTCGGTGATTACCGCGGGAAACGGATCTCGACCTGCTCTTCCAGATCGCCCCGCTCCACCACCTCACCGATGACGTGCGCAGGTTGGCCATGCTGCGCCAGCACCTCCAGGGCCGCGTCCGGCTCCGGGGTAATGACCACATAGCCTACGGAGCAGTTGAATATCTGCAACATTTCGGGCCAGGAAAGTTCGCCCTGCTTCCGCAACCAGTCGAACACCGGCAACATGGGCCAGGAACCAAATTCCACCTGCACGGCCACATCCTCGGGCAGCACCCGGGGGATATTGTCATAAAATCCGCCGCCCGTGACGTGCACCATGCCATTGACCTGGACCTTGTCCAGCAGATGGAGCACGGATCGGGTGTAGATGCGGGTTGGCTCCAGCAGGGTTTCGGCCACGCTTTTTTCTCCGCCCGGGAACGCGTCGTCCCCGCGCAGGCCCGATTGATCAAAAAGTTTACGCACCAGGGAATACCCGTTGGAATGGATGCCCGAGGAGGCCAGCCCCACCACGGCGTCACCCGGGCGCACAGTCTTGCCGTCCACCAAGCGGGACCGGTCCACCATGCCCACGCAGAACCCGGAAAGATCGTACTCCCCGTCCGGGTAAAAGCCCGGCATTTCTGCCGTTTCGCCGCCGAGCAGAGCACATTGGGACTGTCGGCAGCCCTCGGCCACGCCCGAGACAACGGCCTCGGGAACACCGCTGGTCAAGCGACCAGTAGCGAAATAGTCGAGAAAAAACAGCGGAGCCGCGCCCTGCACCAACACGTCGTTGACGCTCATGGCCACCAGGTCGATCCCCACGGTGTCGTGCTTGTCGAACAGGAAGGCCAGCTTAAGCTTGGTGCCCACGCCGTCGGCACCGGAAACAAGCAACGGCTCCTCCATACCCGTCAGATCGGGGCGGAACAGCCCGCCGAATCCACCGATCTCCGTGACCACGCCCGGGGTAAACGTGGATTTGACCATATCCTTAATGCGCCCGACAAAGGCGTTTCCGGCTTCAATGTCCACGCCGGCAGCCTTGTATGCGTCGGCGCGACCCTTGGCGTCGCTCATTTCGTGCTCCTTGGGGGGTGATTGGAAAGAAGGGATGATAGGCGGGATGCGCACGGAGTTCAAGTCCCGGCTTCCGCTCTTGTGTCGGGGTTTTGACCCGCAAGCGCGTGCGGCCTGCCTTGCCCGCGCTTTTTCGGGCTGTTACGCACAGGCCCGATTATTGCTTGCCCTGTTTCAGGGGGCCGGATATTCACGCCCCGCAAGGAGGTTGCCATGCGTTCCCGTCTGATGATGCTTTACGTGGCATGCGCCCTGGTCTTTGCCGCATACTTCACGGCAGGCCTGGCCCAGGGCCGCAGTTTTGAAAACAAGGACACCGCCGCAGACCGTCAGGATTCGGTGTGGGGTACCCGGATGCAGCAGGGGCAAAGCTACTTCGGCACCGATGAAAATGAAAATTCCGTATGGGGGTATCGCC
The DNA window shown above is from Paucidesulfovibrio gracilis DSM 16080 and carries:
- a CDS encoding 3'-5' exonuclease → MTVQINLDAQIAEMHLRAYPNEEINDMPLRKWEGETRVIRNNKQLDWALARMESEPLLGFDTETRPVFKKGHTPGPPNLLQLATVDRVFVIQLQHVGLDNGLAELLGNKNIIKSGVAVHDDLVGLKKLCRFTPQSFVDLGQISQQVNMQTHGLRNLAANLLGFRVSKSAQCSNWARDPLSHKQVIYAATDAWISRELFIAFQKLGIL
- a CDS encoding proline--tRNA ligase; its protein translation is MRLSRYYIPTLKESPAEAEVISHKILLRAGMIRKLTSGIYNYLPMGLRSLNKVAQIVREEMDSAGAIEVLMPTVQPGDLWKESGRWEFYGRELLRFKDRHDRDYCLGPTHEEVITDLVRGEVRSYKQLPLNLYQIQTKFRDEVRPRFGLMRGREFVMKDAYSFDKDEAGAEESYRLMYEAYKRIFQRIGLKFRAVRADSGAIGGSFSHEFMVLAETGEDTIAVCQNESCGYAANLEKAATMDPGGQCPAQTDVPAMEEVATPEQHTVEQVCEFLQADPSALVKTLLFDADGEPVAALVRGDRELNEVKLRNLLGANELHMATPEQVREWSGAPVGFAGPAGLKVQRLVADFELRLDQGWIAGANKGDAHVKNLHLGRDAQVEQFADLRMITPEDPCPECGGRIEFWKGIEVGHVFKLGLKYSEAMSATFLDENGKDRPMIMGCYGIGVSRIMASAIEQNNDDGGAIFPPSIAPFEVCLMALGGKDQSVVDKAEELYTQLTEAGIDVLYDDRNERPGVKFNDADLIGYPMQLVLGGKGLKNGIIEAKDRRTGERTELPLDDFINNFTAWRDEIWRAWGLKEDQQ
- the purM gene encoding phosphoribosylformylglycinamidine cyclo-ligase, translated to MSDAKGRADAYKAAGVDIEAGNAFVGRIKDMVKSTFTPGVVTEIGGFGGLFRPDLTGMEEPLLVSGADGVGTKLKLAFLFDKHDTVGIDLVAMSVNDVLVQGAAPLFFLDYFATGRLTSGVPEAVVSGVAEGCRQSQCALLGGETAEMPGFYPDGEYDLSGFCVGMVDRSRLVDGKTVRPGDAVVGLASSGIHSNGYSLVRKLFDQSGLRGDDAFPGGEKSVAETLLEPTRIYTRSVLHLLDKVQVNGMVHVTGGGFYDNIPRVLPEDVAVQVEFGSWPMLPVFDWLRKQGELSWPEMLQIFNCSVGYVVITPEPDAALEVLAQHGQPAHVIGEVVERGDLEEQVEIRFPR